In Armatimonadia bacterium, the following are encoded in one genomic region:
- a CDS encoding response regulator, producing MPQNAKILVVDDDPDIVESIRMVLESADYEVSEAGSATEAFEQVDKSVPDLILLDVMMPDGTEGFHFVWRLRNEYPAPANETPIIILSAIHNTTKLRFYPDQSDGTYKAGEYLPVQGFIDKPAEPSLLLTRIKQVLEEGH from the coding sequence GTGCCGCAGAACGCCAAGATCCTCGTCGTGGATGACGACCCGGATATCGTCGAGTCCATACGCATGGTGCTGGAGAGCGCGGACTACGAGGTGTCCGAGGCGGGGAGCGCCACGGAGGCTTTCGAGCAAGTCGACAAGTCGGTACCCGATCTGATCTTGCTGGATGTGATGATGCCTGACGGGACCGAGGGCTTCCACTTCGTGTGGCGACTGCGCAACGAGTACCCGGCTCCCGCCAACGAGACGCCCATCATCATCCTCTCCGCCATTCACAACACCACCAAGCTGCGCTTCTACCCCGACCAGTCCGACGGTACGTACAAGGCCGGCGAGTACCTGCCTGTTCAGGGCTTCATCGATAAGCCTGCGGAGCCCTCTCTGCTCCTGACAAGGATCAAGCAGGTGCTCGAAGAGGGGCACTGA
- a CDS encoding hydrogenase maturation protease, translated as MVTEDELPLEDEARAPILVLGVGNELLRDEGVGVVAARALAHEGFPVEVEVVEGGTGGFDLVFELEGREQAVLVDAVDMGTEPGTVRVFTPAEVEAEIAEPIASLHQVGLLDVIEIGGMTGKMPPVTIVGIQPKEIAPGFGLSVQVGTAITEVIAQVHRLVDQILQERRDPEEP; from the coding sequence ATGGTTACCGAGGACGAGCTGCCGCTCGAAGACGAGGCACGCGCGCCTATCCTGGTGCTCGGAGTGGGAAATGAGCTACTCCGCGACGAAGGAGTCGGGGTAGTTGCCGCCCGGGCACTGGCCCATGAAGGTTTCCCCGTGGAAGTCGAGGTCGTGGAGGGAGGCACCGGCGGCTTTGACCTCGTGTTCGAGCTGGAGGGACGCGAGCAGGCGGTCCTCGTCGACGCCGTCGACATGGGCACTGAGCCGGGGACGGTGCGGGTGTTCACTCCCGCCGAGGTGGAGGCCGAGATCGCCGAGCCGATCGCTTCCCTGCACCAGGTGGGCCTTCTCGACGTCATCGAGATCGGCGGGATGACCGGCAAAATGCCGCCGGTGACCATCGTGGGCATACAGCCGAAGGAGATCGCGCCCGGCTTCGGTCTCAGCGTGCAGGTTGGCACGGCGATCACCGAGGTGATCGCGCAGGTGCATCGGCTGGTCGACCAGATCCTGCAAGAGCGCCGCGACCCGGAAGAGCCTTAG
- a CDS encoding Ni/Fe hydrogenase subunit alpha, with product MPDVNLHVEDITRVEGHGDIVLNVKQGKIEELRLEITESPRFYESMILGRRWDEVTHITCRICGICSIGHTSASLQAVEAALGIQISQQTLLMRQLAFCGETLQSHVLHVYYLVAPDLLGVPSVLPLVETHKEVVIMALRLKRLANDLCAVIAGRHIHPCAMKVKCFPHVPRKDDLRALRERLVASMDDLMDSVSLLKTLQLPQVEREMEFVSLYHPDEYALYRGTEMISSRGQRVTIPEYKQMFSEYVVAHSHAKHAATERGSYMVGALARFNNNHRQLRPRALEVATALGLESGCMNPFMNNVAQVVECVQCTLDAIEILDKLCDLELVLEDPTVEVKAGRGVGASEVPRGQLIHDYTFNDEGLVTEANLVIPTGQNLNNIERDMHAFVPGILDRSQDEIRQFLEMLVRAYDPCISCATHLLRVKFV from the coding sequence ATGCCTGACGTCAACCTCCATGTCGAGGACATCACCCGCGTTGAGGGCCACGGAGACATCGTGCTGAACGTCAAACAAGGCAAGATCGAGGAGCTGCGGCTTGAGATCACCGAGTCGCCCCGCTTCTACGAGAGCATGATCCTGGGCCGGCGCTGGGATGAGGTCACCCATATCACCTGCCGCATCTGCGGCATCTGCTCCATCGGCCACACCTCGGCCTCCTTGCAGGCAGTGGAGGCGGCCCTGGGCATTCAGATCAGCCAACAGACACTGCTCATGCGTCAGTTGGCCTTCTGTGGCGAGACGCTGCAGAGCCACGTGCTGCACGTGTACTACCTGGTAGCGCCGGACCTGCTCGGTGTGCCCAGCGTTCTGCCCCTGGTGGAGACACACAAGGAGGTCGTGATCATGGCGCTGCGGCTCAAGCGCCTGGCCAACGACCTCTGCGCGGTGATAGCCGGGCGGCACATCCACCCCTGTGCCATGAAGGTGAAGTGCTTCCCCCATGTGCCGCGCAAGGACGATCTGCGGGCACTCAGGGAGCGCCTTGTTGCCTCCATGGACGACCTCATGGACAGCGTCAGCCTGCTCAAGACGCTGCAGTTGCCCCAGGTCGAGCGGGAGATGGAGTTCGTCTCGCTGTACCATCCGGACGAGTATGCCCTGTACCGGGGTACCGAGATGATCTCCAGCCGCGGGCAACGCGTCACCATCCCTGAGTACAAGCAGATGTTCAGCGAGTACGTGGTGGCCCACTCCCACGCCAAGCACGCAGCCACTGAACGGGGCTCCTACATGGTGGGCGCCCTGGCTCGGTTCAACAACAACCACAGGCAGCTCCGGCCGCGGGCGCTTGAGGTAGCCACTGCCCTGGGCTTGGAGTCGGGGTGCATGAACCCCTTCATGAACAACGTCGCCCAGGTGGTGGAGTGCGTGCAGTGCACGCTGGACGCCATCGAGATCCTCGACAAGCTGTGCGACCTGGAGCTGGTACTCGAAGACCCCACTGTGGAGGTCAAGGCCGGTCGTGGGGTCGGTGCCTCCGAGGTGCCGCGCGGCCAGCTCATTCATGACTACACCTTCAACGACGAGGGGCTGGTCACGGAGGCCAATCTGGTCATCCCCACCGGCCAGAACCTCAACAACATCGAGCGCGACATGCACGCCTTCGTCCCCGGGATCCTCGACCGCAGTCAGGACGAGATCCGCCAGTTCCTGGAGATGCTGGTCCGTGCCTACGACCCCTGCATCTCTTGCGCGACGCACCTGTTGAGGGTTAAGTTTGTGTGA
- a CDS encoding NADH:ubiquinone oxidoreductase, with translation MKPTVAVFSFTGCEGCSLAILECENELLDVLNLVQLVRWREAMTETAQEFDIALVDGSISTHHDVKKVKQIRELCKLLVPIGACAHNAGLNALKNRYGMGQVKETVYGDAGAQFDTIPACPVSAVVPIDFALPGCPIDRGEFVRTVRDLCLGKTPRLPTYPICVECKKKENVCVFFQGKFCMGPVTRAGCGAICPTYGDGCEGCRGFVDDPNQNAHKETLAEYGLTAREVMQHFDMFNSYDDRLP, from the coding sequence ATGAAGCCTACCGTGGCCGTCTTCTCCTTTACCGGCTGCGAGGGCTGCAGCCTCGCCATCCTGGAGTGTGAGAACGAGCTCCTGGACGTGCTCAACCTGGTGCAGCTCGTGCGCTGGCGTGAGGCGATGACCGAGACCGCCCAGGAGTTCGACATCGCCCTGGTGGACGGCTCGATCAGCACTCACCACGATGTGAAGAAGGTCAAGCAGATCCGCGAGCTGTGCAAGCTCCTGGTGCCCATCGGAGCCTGTGCGCACAACGCCGGTCTGAATGCCCTCAAGAACCGCTACGGCATGGGGCAGGTCAAGGAGACGGTCTACGGCGACGCCGGAGCGCAGTTCGACACGATCCCTGCATGCCCGGTCAGTGCGGTGGTTCCCATCGACTTCGCACTCCCCGGCTGTCCCATCGACCGCGGCGAGTTCGTGCGCACGGTCCGCGACCTGTGCCTGGGCAAGACGCCACGGCTGCCCACGTACCCGATCTGCGTCGAGTGCAAGAAGAAGGAGAACGTGTGTGTGTTCTTCCAGGGCAAGTTCTGCATGGGACCGGTGACCCGGGCCGGTTGTGGCGCGATCTGTCCGACCTACGGTGATGGCTGCGAGGGCTGCCGGGGGTTCGTCGATGACCCCAACCAGAACGCCCACAAGGAGACTCTGGCTGAGTACGGCCTGACGGCCCGCGAGGTCATGCAGCACTTCGACATGTTCAACAGCTACGACGACAGATTGCCCTAA